Proteins from a single region of Synechococcus sp. WH 8109:
- a CDS encoding 2OG-Fe(II) oxygenase, with protein sequence MSGAAAIPDAWKEWLLQNRDRGCNPEGLMQRALDQGFAREAITAVLDSSSLGLTAMDSPSPDWLAWFEAPLTRQEHRPRAWRLDTSLAQVYELPGLLSHEECEQVIDAINGSLQPSTVTRGSSDYRTSRTCHLRQNHPKLAASLDQRFAVLFGVDPRLSEPIQGQRYDPGEYFKEHTDWFSPGTEEYATHTDSGGQRTWTVMVYLNAVERGGETLFRRLGRSFTPVPGMALAWNNLQADGTPNPFTLHEALPVEAGHKWVITKWFRADFGRNG encoded by the coding sequence ATGAGCGGAGCGGCAGCCATTCCCGATGCCTGGAAGGAATGGCTGCTGCAGAACCGGGATCGCGGCTGTAATCCTGAAGGGTTGATGCAGCGGGCCCTCGACCAGGGGTTTGCGCGAGAGGCGATTACGGCAGTTCTCGATTCATCGTCCCTTGGGCTCACAGCCATGGATTCACCATCGCCCGATTGGCTCGCCTGGTTCGAGGCCCCCCTCACCCGGCAAGAGCACCGTCCTCGCGCCTGGAGGTTGGATACTTCATTGGCCCAGGTCTATGAGCTGCCAGGGCTGCTCAGCCACGAGGAATGCGAGCAGGTGATCGACGCCATCAACGGGTCATTGCAGCCGTCAACAGTGACCCGCGGCAGCAGCGATTACCGCACCAGCCGCACCTGCCATTTGCGTCAGAACCATCCCAAGCTGGCGGCAAGCCTCGATCAGCGCTTTGCGGTCTTGTTCGGCGTGGATCCGCGTCTCTCGGAACCGATTCAGGGGCAGCGCTACGACCCCGGCGAATACTTCAAGGAACACACGGACTGGTTTTCGCCGGGGACGGAGGAATACGCCACCCACACCGACAGCGGCGGGCAACGCACCTGGACGGTGATGGTTTACCTCAACGCTGTTGAGCGGGGTGGAGAGACGTTGTTCCGCCGCCTTGGGCGCTCGTTTACGCCGGTGCCAGGCATGGCGTTGGCCTGGAACAACCTTCAGGCCGATGGCACCCCCAATCCCTTCACGCTGCATGAGGCCTTGCCGGTTGAGGCGGGCCACAAATGGGTGATCACCAAGTGGTTCCGTGCCGACTTTGGACGGAACGGCTAA
- the gatB gene encoding Asp-tRNA(Asn)/Glu-tRNA(Gln) amidotransferase subunit GatB, with protein sequence MADAATQPAWEAVIGLETHVQLGTDSKIFTAASTTFGDDPNTHIDPVVCGLPGTLPVLNQKVLEYAVKAAMALNLNIAEHSKFDRKQYFYPDLPKNYQISQYDQPIAEEGWIEVEVAEKGKDTYLKTIGIERLHMEEDAGKLVHAGSDRLAGSTHSLVDYNRAGVALAEIVSKPDLRTGREAAEYASEIRRIMRYLGVSDGNMQEGSLRCDVNISVRRGPDAPFGTKVEIKNMNSFSAIQKACEYEIKRQIKAYETGEPIVQETRLWDEGKQLTKSMRSKEGASDYRYFPDPDLGPIEVSADQRESWRAELPELPAVKRHRYADELGLSQYDARVLTDERPMADYFEAVVGAGADAKLAANWITGDIAAHVNSNRLSYAELPFRPEQLAEMVQLIGGGKISGKIAKEILPELLEEGGSPKAIVDERGLGMISDPAAIEAIVDELLGGHPDEVEAFRGGKTKLQGFFVGQLMKKTGGKADPKLANQILSKKLKG encoded by the coding sequence ATGGCCGACGCAGCAACCCAACCGGCCTGGGAGGCCGTGATTGGTCTCGAGACCCACGTGCAGCTGGGAACGGACAGCAAAATTTTCACAGCAGCGTCCACCACCTTTGGTGATGACCCCAACACCCATATCGACCCGGTGGTTTGCGGTCTGCCCGGCACCCTGCCGGTGCTGAACCAGAAGGTGCTCGAGTACGCCGTGAAGGCCGCGATGGCGCTGAACCTCAACATTGCTGAACACAGCAAGTTCGACCGCAAGCAGTACTTCTATCCCGATCTCCCGAAGAACTATCAGATCTCCCAGTACGACCAGCCGATCGCTGAAGAGGGCTGGATCGAGGTGGAGGTCGCGGAAAAAGGCAAGGACACTTATCTAAAGACCATTGGCATCGAGCGTCTGCACATGGAAGAGGACGCCGGCAAGTTGGTGCATGCCGGTAGCGACCGCCTGGCGGGTTCCACCCATTCGCTCGTGGACTACAACCGGGCTGGTGTGGCCTTGGCGGAAATCGTCAGCAAGCCGGACCTGCGCACCGGCCGTGAAGCGGCCGAATACGCCTCGGAGATCCGCCGGATCATGCGGTATCTGGGGGTGAGTGACGGCAACATGCAGGAGGGATCCCTGCGTTGCGACGTCAACATCTCCGTGCGCCGTGGGCCGGATGCGCCCTTCGGCACCAAGGTGGAGATCAAGAACATGAACTCGTTTTCGGCCATTCAGAAGGCCTGTGAGTACGAGATCAAACGCCAGATCAAGGCGTATGAGACCGGTGAGCCGATCGTGCAGGAAACCCGGTTGTGGGATGAGGGCAAGCAGCTCACCAAGAGCATGCGCAGCAAGGAAGGTGCCAGTGATTACCGCTACTTCCCGGATCCCGACCTCGGCCCGATCGAGGTGAGCGCGGATCAGCGGGAGTCCTGGCGCGCTGAATTGCCTGAGCTGCCGGCGGTCAAGCGGCATCGGTACGCCGATGAGCTGGGTCTCTCCCAGTACGACGCACGGGTTCTCACCGATGAGCGGCCGATGGCCGACTATTTCGAGGCCGTAGTGGGTGCTGGCGCTGACGCCAAGCTTGCGGCGAACTGGATCACCGGCGATATCGCCGCCCATGTGAACAGCAATCGGCTCAGCTATGCCGAACTGCCCTTCCGGCCTGAGCAGTTGGCCGAAATGGTGCAACTAATTGGTGGCGGCAAGATCAGTGGCAAGATCGCTAAGGAGATCCTTCCGGAGCTGCTCGAGGAAGGCGGTTCACCCAAGGCAATCGTCGACGAGCGTGGCCTCGGCATGATCAGCGATCCGGCGGCGATCGAAGCCATCGTTGATGAGTTGTTGGGGGGCCACCCCGATGAGGTGGAGGCCTTCCGCGGCGGCAAGACCAAGCTGCAGGGCTTCTTCGTTGGACAGTTGATGAAGAAGACCGGTGGTAAGGCGGATCCCAAGCTCGCCAACCAGATTCTCAGCAAGAAGCTCAAGGGTTGA
- the thiO gene encoding glycine oxidase ThiO produces MTAASASAVCVLGGGLMGLAVAHQLARREQSVTVISRRRSEAAGFVAAGMLAPHAEGLSGNLLELGQASLALIPRWVAQIEADSGLSCGLRTSGIVVPFRTATERDAYPTANLGQTLDRTGLEREIPGLGPEWSTGLLFEQDGQIDNRRQLMRALERACVSLGVQFMEGAEVLDLERDTAGQLCGIHLRSAEGEQQQLRCQQAVLCSGAWSQQLVQQLPVFPVKGQMLSLQGPREALKRVIFGPGIYLVPREDGLIVVGATSERDAGFAEGLTPDGQKQLQAGIASLLPTAATWPPMERWWGFRPCTPDEGPLLGPGPLPGLWLACGHHRNGVLLAAITAELTASGVMKKAPNAAEGALLGAFRWNRFGN; encoded by the coding sequence ATGACTGCCGCCTCTGCCTCAGCCGTCTGTGTTTTGGGCGGGGGACTGATGGGCTTAGCCGTTGCTCATCAGCTTGCCCGTCGCGAGCAGAGCGTGACCGTGATCAGCCGCCGCCGCAGCGAAGCGGCAGGCTTTGTGGCTGCAGGGATGCTGGCGCCCCATGCCGAAGGCTTGAGCGGCAACCTGTTGGAACTGGGTCAAGCGAGCCTCGCGCTGATCCCCCGCTGGGTGGCGCAGATCGAAGCTGACAGCGGCCTGAGCTGCGGTTTGCGCACAAGCGGCATCGTGGTGCCGTTCCGAACAGCGACCGAGCGTGACGCTTACCCCACCGCCAACCTTGGGCAAACCTTGGACCGCACCGGCCTTGAGCGGGAAATCCCAGGCTTGGGGCCGGAGTGGAGCACCGGGCTGCTGTTCGAGCAGGACGGCCAGATCGACAACCGCAGGCAGTTGATGCGGGCTCTGGAGCGGGCCTGCGTGTCCCTGGGCGTGCAGTTCATGGAAGGGGCCGAAGTGCTTGATCTGGAGCGGGATACCGCCGGACAGCTCTGCGGAATCCATCTGCGCAGCGCCGAAGGGGAACAGCAGCAACTGCGCTGCCAGCAAGCGGTGCTCTGCAGTGGCGCCTGGAGCCAACAACTGGTGCAGCAACTGCCCGTGTTCCCGGTGAAAGGACAAATGCTGTCTCTGCAGGGTCCGCGGGAGGCACTCAAGCGGGTGATCTTCGGCCCTGGCATCTATCTGGTTCCACGCGAAGACGGATTGATCGTGGTGGGCGCCACCAGCGAACGGGACGCCGGATTTGCCGAAGGGCTCACGCCCGATGGCCAGAAACAACTGCAAGCAGGCATCGCCAGCCTGCTGCCGACAGCGGCCACATGGCCCCCGATGGAGCGTTGGTGGGGGTTCCGGCCCTGCACACCCGATGAAGGCCCCTTGCTCGGACCTGGTCCGCTACCTGGCCTGTGGCTGGCCTGTGGACATCACCGCAATGGCGTTCTACTTGCCGCCATCACGGCTGAGCTCACGGCGAGCGGCGTCATGAAAAAAGCCCCCAACGCCGCCGAAGGGGCGTTGTTGGGGGCATTCCGCTGGAACCGGTTCGGAAACTGA
- the ndk gene encoding nucleoside-diphosphate kinase has translation MAERTFIAIKPDGVQRGLVGEILGRFERKGFKLVGLKQITPSRALAEQHYGVHKERPFFAGLVDFITSGPVVAMVWEGDGVIASARKLIGATKPLEAEPGTIRGDLAVNIGRNVIHGSDAAETAAFEIGLWFEASELNDWSPSDQEWRVEG, from the coding sequence ATGGCCGAACGCACGTTCATCGCCATCAAGCCCGACGGCGTCCAGCGCGGCCTGGTGGGCGAGATCCTCGGCCGCTTTGAGCGCAAGGGCTTCAAGCTGGTGGGTCTGAAGCAGATCACCCCCAGCCGCGCCCTGGCCGAGCAGCACTACGGCGTCCACAAGGAGCGTCCCTTCTTTGCTGGTCTGGTCGACTTCATCACTTCCGGCCCTGTGGTGGCCATGGTCTGGGAAGGCGATGGCGTGATCGCCAGTGCCCGCAAGCTGATCGGTGCCACCAAGCCCCTAGAGGCCGAGCCCGGCACCATTCGTGGCGATCTGGCCGTCAACATCGGCCGCAACGTCATCCATGGTTCCGATGCTGCGGAAACCGCTGCCTTCGAGATCGGCCTCTGGTTTGAAGCCTCTGAGCTGAACGACTGGTCTCCTTCTGATCAGGAGTGGCGCGTCGAAGGCTGA
- the speA gene encoding biosynthetic arginine decarboxylase: MQTQVPDSEHWSIQDSAALYGLERWGDPYFSINGRGHISVQPQGDRGGSLDLVELVSELKSRNLALPLLIRFDDILEDRLEQLHAAFERAIAQYSYPGRYQGVFPVKCNQQRHVVEELVSCGKRWNFGLEAGSKAELLIALSLLDDPEALLICNGYKDRLYIETAILARRLGRQPVVVIEQPDEVDRIIDASKSLGAAPYIGIRAKLSSRSTGRWGSSVGDKAKFGLSIPELLATVERLRENNLLPDLRLLHFHIGSQINDIAVLKDALQEAGQIYVELTRLGAPMGFLDVGGGLGIDYDGSRTASAASTNYSLQNYANDVVATVRECCEPNDVAVPTLVSESGRAIASHFSLLVFDVLGSSALPASIPDASGDEPLTVRNLRDTLNTIQELSATADAQLVRLQEAWNDALKFKQDALAAFRLGYMGLPDRATAEQLTWACADAIAQRLPKDQAIPEELAALNKALAGTYYANLSIFRSAPDTWAIDQLFPVVPIQQLDQRPTRLANLADLTCDSDGRLDRFIGEGQPKQLLELHELDDDNPYLIGLFLSGAYQEVMGNLHNLFGTTNAVHIRLSPGGSYRIDHVVRGDTNADVLEAMEHDPLALLERLRVAAEVAINNGQLRIDESRRLLDHIESSLRQTTYLQD, translated from the coding sequence ATGCAGACGCAGGTGCCAGACAGCGAACACTGGTCGATTCAAGACAGTGCTGCGCTATACGGCCTTGAGCGCTGGGGCGACCCGTACTTTTCCATCAATGGACGCGGGCACATCAGCGTTCAACCCCAGGGAGATCGTGGCGGCAGCCTGGATCTGGTGGAGCTGGTGTCGGAACTGAAAAGCCGCAACCTGGCACTGCCGTTGCTGATTCGCTTCGACGACATCCTCGAAGACCGCTTGGAACAGCTCCACGCCGCCTTTGAGCGCGCCATCGCGCAGTACAGCTACCCCGGCCGGTATCAAGGTGTTTTTCCGGTGAAGTGCAACCAACAACGCCACGTGGTGGAGGAGTTGGTGAGCTGCGGCAAACGCTGGAACTTTGGACTGGAAGCAGGCAGCAAGGCGGAACTGCTAATCGCTCTCTCGCTGCTAGACGACCCCGAGGCGTTGTTGATCTGCAACGGTTACAAGGACCGGCTCTACATCGAGACGGCAATCCTGGCGCGACGCCTAGGACGCCAACCAGTTGTGGTGATTGAACAGCCGGACGAAGTTGACCGAATCATTGATGCGAGCAAGAGCCTGGGAGCGGCGCCCTACATCGGCATAAGAGCCAAGCTCTCCAGCCGCAGCACGGGACGTTGGGGCAGTTCCGTTGGCGACAAAGCCAAATTCGGCCTCTCCATTCCCGAGTTGCTGGCAACGGTGGAACGACTGCGGGAGAACAACCTGCTCCCCGATCTGCGCCTGCTGCACTTCCACATCGGCAGCCAGATCAACGACATCGCCGTTCTCAAAGACGCACTCCAGGAGGCGGGGCAGATCTATGTGGAGCTCACCCGACTTGGGGCTCCGATGGGGTTCCTGGATGTAGGTGGTGGACTTGGCATCGACTACGACGGCAGCCGCACCGCCTCGGCGGCCTCCACGAACTACTCGCTGCAGAACTACGCCAACGACGTTGTGGCCACGGTGCGCGAATGCTGCGAACCCAATGATGTTGCTGTGCCCACGCTGGTGAGCGAAAGCGGCCGCGCCATTGCCAGCCATTTCTCCCTTCTGGTGTTCGACGTGCTGGGAAGTAGCGCACTGCCCGCATCGATCCCCGACGCCAGCGGAGATGAACCACTCACCGTTCGCAACCTCAGGGACACCCTCAACACCATTCAAGAGTTATCAGCAACGGCGGATGCGCAGTTGGTGCGTCTGCAGGAAGCCTGGAACGATGCCTTGAAGTTCAAACAGGATGCGCTCGCCGCATTCCGGCTCGGGTATATGGGGCTGCCTGACCGCGCCACCGCTGAACAACTGACGTGGGCCTGTGCCGATGCGATTGCGCAGCGACTGCCCAAGGACCAAGCCATCCCGGAAGAGCTTGCAGCCCTCAACAAGGCTCTAGCGGGAACGTATTACGCCAACCTGTCGATCTTCCGCTCAGCACCCGACACCTGGGCCATCGACCAGCTGTTTCCAGTGGTGCCCATCCAGCAGCTGGATCAACGGCCGACCCGACTGGCCAACCTCGCCGATCTCACCTGTGATTCCGATGGTCGTCTGGATCGCTTCATCGGAGAAGGACAACCGAAACAGCTGCTGGAGCTGCACGAACTCGACGACGACAACCCCTATCTGATCGGCCTGTTCCTCAGCGGGGCCTACCAAGAGGTGATGGGCAATCTGCATAACCTGTTCGGCACAACCAACGCCGTGCACATTCGCCTCAGCCCCGGCGGTAGCTATCGCATTGACCACGTCGTACGTGGTGACACCAATGCCGATGTGCTGGAGGCCATGGAGCACGACCCCCTTGCCTTGCTAGAGCGGTTGCGGGTGGCGGCGGAAGTGGCCATCAACAACGGCCAGCTCCGCATCGACGAGTCACGCCGGCTGCTGGATCACATCGAAAGCAGCCTGCGACAGACCACGTACCTTCAGGACTGA
- the alaS gene encoding alanine--tRNA ligase, giving the protein MVAAASSSSAASAPRSGEEIREAFLNFYAERGHKRMASASLIPEDPTVLLTIAGMLPFKPVFLGQQERPAPRATSSQKCIRTNDIENVGRTARHHTFFEMLGNFSFGDYFKQQAIEWAWELSTGVYGIDPKNLVVSVFREDDEAEQIWRDVVGVNPKRIIRMDEADNFWASGPTGPCGPCSEIYYDFKPELGNEGIDLEDDDRFIEFYNLVFMQYNRDAEGILTPLANRNIDTGMGLERMAQILQKVPNNYETDLIFPLIQAAADLAGVDYHHLNDKGKTSLKVIGDHSRAVTQLICDGVTASNLGRGYILRRLLRRVVRHGRLLGIDKPFLVTMGEAAIALLKGAHPSVIERQEVILAELQREEARFLETLERGEKLLAEVLASKPTQISGAQAFELYDTYGFPLELTQEIAEEQGLAVDLDGFEAAMEEQRQRAKAAAVSIDLTLQDAIDQVVADQAATCFDGYEALDHDSCVQALVVNGEPASTAKAGDAVQVVLDTTPFYGEGGGQVGDRGVLSGSDLIVRIESVSRSRDVFVHAGRVERGELALGDTVKAQVDRACRRRAQANHTATHLLQAALKQVVDPGIGQAGSLVDFDRLRFDFHCPTAVTADQLQQVETLINGWINEAHALQVQEMAIDQAKAAGAVAMFGEKYADLVRVVDVPGVSMELCGGTHVANTAEIGLFKIVAESGVAAGIRRIEAVAGPAVLAYLNERDSVVKQLGDRFKAQPAEIVDRVAALQEELKATGRALAAAQAELAVAKAGALAAKAEALGDFQLLVERLDGVDGAGLQGAAQSLADQLGDGAAVVIGGLPDPGEMGKVILVAAFGKQVIAAKLQAGKFIGGIAKQCGGGGGGRPNLAQAGGRDGAALPAALEFARSELAAALAQS; this is encoded by the coding sequence ATGGTTGCCGCCGCATCGTCGTCTTCTGCAGCGTCTGCACCGCGCAGTGGGGAGGAGATCCGTGAGGCCTTTCTCAACTTCTATGCCGAGCGCGGCCACAAGCGGATGGCCAGCGCCTCATTGATTCCCGAAGACCCAACGGTGCTGCTCACCATTGCGGGAATGCTGCCGTTCAAGCCGGTTTTTTTGGGCCAGCAGGAGCGACCCGCGCCCCGGGCCACCAGTTCGCAGAAGTGCATCCGCACCAACGACATCGAGAACGTGGGGCGCACGGCCCGGCATCACACCTTTTTCGAGATGCTCGGCAACTTCTCCTTTGGGGATTACTTCAAGCAGCAGGCGATTGAGTGGGCCTGGGAGCTCAGCACCGGCGTTTATGGCATCGACCCCAAGAACCTGGTAGTGAGCGTCTTCCGTGAAGACGATGAAGCCGAGCAGATCTGGCGCGATGTGGTGGGGGTGAACCCCAAGCGGATCATCCGCATGGATGAGGCCGACAACTTCTGGGCCTCCGGCCCCACAGGCCCCTGTGGCCCTTGCTCGGAGATCTATTACGACTTCAAACCCGAGCTCGGGAATGAGGGCATTGATCTCGAGGACGACGACCGTTTCATCGAGTTCTACAACTTGGTGTTCATGCAGTACAACCGCGACGCGGAGGGCATCCTCACGCCGCTGGCCAACCGCAACATCGACACCGGCATGGGCCTTGAACGGATGGCCCAGATCCTGCAGAAGGTTCCCAACAACTACGAAACCGATCTGATCTTTCCGCTGATTCAAGCGGCCGCGGATCTGGCGGGGGTCGATTACCACCACCTCAACGACAAGGGCAAGACGTCGTTGAAGGTGATCGGCGACCACAGCCGCGCGGTGACGCAGCTGATCTGCGATGGCGTCACCGCCAGCAACCTGGGCCGCGGTTACATCCTGCGGCGCCTGCTGCGCCGGGTGGTTCGCCATGGCCGCCTGTTGGGCATCGACAAACCCTTCCTCGTCACCATGGGCGAGGCGGCGATTGCCCTGCTGAAGGGGGCCCACCCCAGCGTGATTGAGCGGCAGGAGGTGATCCTGGCCGAGCTCCAGCGGGAGGAAGCCCGCTTCCTCGAGACCCTTGAGCGCGGTGAAAAGTTGCTGGCGGAGGTGCTGGCCTCCAAGCCCACCCAGATCAGCGGTGCCCAGGCCTTTGAGCTGTACGACACCTATGGCTTCCCGCTTGAGCTCACCCAGGAAATCGCGGAGGAGCAGGGCCTGGCCGTTGACCTCGATGGGTTCGAGGCGGCGATGGAGGAACAGCGCCAGCGGGCCAAGGCGGCCGCGGTGAGCATCGATCTCACCCTGCAGGATGCGATCGACCAGGTGGTGGCGGATCAGGCGGCCACCTGTTTCGACGGATATGAAGCTCTTGATCACGACTCCTGCGTGCAGGCGTTGGTGGTGAACGGTGAACCAGCCAGCACCGCCAAGGCGGGCGATGCGGTTCAGGTGGTGCTCGACACCACGCCTTTTTATGGAGAAGGCGGCGGTCAGGTGGGCGATCGCGGCGTGCTTTCGGGCAGCGATCTGATTGTTCGGATTGAGTCGGTGAGCCGCAGCCGTGATGTCTTCGTCCATGCCGGGCGGGTGGAACGCGGTGAGCTCGCCTTGGGCGACACCGTGAAGGCTCAGGTGGACCGTGCCTGCCGGCGTCGGGCCCAGGCAAATCACACGGCCACCCACCTTCTGCAGGCAGCGCTCAAGCAGGTGGTGGATCCAGGCATCGGCCAGGCCGGATCACTGGTGGATTTCGATCGCCTGCGCTTCGACTTCCACTGCCCCACGGCGGTGACGGCGGATCAGTTGCAGCAGGTTGAAACCCTGATCAACGGTTGGATCAACGAGGCTCATGCGCTGCAGGTGCAGGAGATGGCGATCGATCAGGCCAAGGCGGCCGGTGCCGTGGCGATGTTCGGCGAGAAATACGCCGATCTGGTGCGGGTGGTCGACGTGCCCGGTGTGTCGATGGAGCTCTGCGGTGGCACCCACGTGGCCAACACCGCTGAGATCGGCCTGTTCAAGATCGTGGCGGAAAGTGGTGTCGCCGCCGGTATCCGCCGGATTGAAGCCGTCGCTGGTCCCGCTGTGCTCGCGTATCTGAACGAGCGCGATTCAGTGGTGAAGCAGCTGGGGGATCGCTTCAAGGCCCAGCCGGCCGAGATCGTGGATCGTGTGGCGGCCCTTCAGGAAGAGCTCAAGGCCACCGGCAGGGCGCTGGCCGCAGCTCAGGCGGAACTTGCGGTGGCGAAAGCAGGCGCTCTGGCCGCTAAGGCCGAGGCTTTGGGCGACTTCCAATTGCTGGTGGAACGCCTCGACGGCGTGGATGGCGCCGGTTTGCAGGGCGCAGCCCAGAGCCTGGCGGATCAGCTGGGGGATGGTGCGGCCGTGGTGATCGGCGGTCTGCCGGATCCTGGCGAAATGGGCAAGGTGATCCTGGTGGCGGCCTTCGGCAAGCAGGTGATCGCCGCCAAGCTTCAGGCCGGCAAGTTCATCGGCGGCATTGCCAAACAGTGCGGCGGTGGCGGCGGTGGGCGCCCCAACCTGGCCCAGGCAGGGGGACGCGATGGTGCTGCCCTCCCTGCTGCTCTTGAGTTCGCTCGCTCCGAGCTGGCGGCAGCGTTGGCTCAGTCCTGA